Part of the Laribacter hongkongensis DSM 14985 genome is shown below.
AAGATAGGCGACTGTGGTCTTCACCTCCTGCGGCGTACTCATCCCCGTGGACAGGATCAGCGGCTTGCCGGTCTTCGCTAGGTAGTCCAGTAGGGGCAGGTTCGTGAGGTCGGCCGATGCCACCTTGTAGGCTGGGACGCCAAACGATTCGAGCACATCCACGCTACGCGCATCCCACGGCGTGCAGAGATAGACGGCGCCCTTCGTGCGGCAGTAGTCGGCCAGCTGACGATGCTCGTCCACCGTGAGTTCGAACCTGCGCAGCAAGTCGAGCACGTATTCGGTGCCCAGATCCTCGCCGTCCTTGCGCAAGGTGCGCTGGCGATAGACCTGGTCCAAGTGCCGCATCTGGAACTTGACTGCATCCGCGCCCGCATCGAGGGCGAGATCGATAAGCTCGATCGCGCGTTCTAGGCTGCCGTTGTGATTGTTGCCGATTTCGGCGATGACGTAGGTGCGGCCGGTGCCGATCTCGCATTGCCCGATTTTCATTTTCATACGCTCTCGATTGCCATGTGATTTCTGTGCTCGCGCACGGTCCACGCGCGCAAGCCTTCCTGCTCGAAGCGGAAGGGGCGCACCTGCAGCTTCGACGCTTCCAGGTGCTGGATCAATTCGTGTTTCCTGAATGGCGGCACATAGAAGAGGAAGAATCCTCCCCCGCCCGCGCCAAGCAGTTTGCCGCCGAGGGCGCCGTGGCCCCGGGCTTCCTCGTAGATCCGATCGAGGCGGCCGGTGGAAATCTTGCTGCTGAACTGGCGCTTGAACTGCCAGGCTTCATGCAGGGAATGCCCGAAATCAAGCAGCTTGCCACGCAGCAATTGATTGCGGATCTGGTAGGACAGCTCGACGTTGGTGTTGACATGCCGGCGAATGGAATGGTCCGCCATCTGACGCCGTTGATCCTCGTGGATGCCCCCCGAGTCGTGCGTGGTGCCGGTGTCGCACAGGATCAGGCTTTCCTCGAGTTCAAGCAGGATATCGGGGTGGATGCGGAGCGGGTGGACAATATTCTGCTCCATCTTGAATTCGATGAAGTTGAAGCCACCGAAAACAGTCGCATACTGATCCTGCCAGCCCCCTGCCACGCCCAGATGCAGCCGCTCGGCCTGGAACGCGAGCTCGGCCAGCTCGTGCAGATCCCATTGATCGAGCCTGAACTGGTTGAAGCATCCCAGGATGGCCGCCGACACCACCGCCGAACCTCCGAGGCCCGAGTTCATTGGAAAATCCGAGTGCAGGTAGAGATCGAAGCCAAAGTCCGGCTGCACGGTCCACAGCAGGGCCTTGATCAATCCGAAACGGTCATCCTTTTCCAGCGCGTGCTTGAGGCTATCGGCATGCAGCGTATCCTTGAGATCCAGAGAATGAATGGTGATTTTCTCGTCGTCCCGGATGCGCAGGGTGGCATGGCTGTAGAGCGAGATGGTGGTGTTGATCACGGCTCCATCCTGGCCGGAAAAGAAATGGGTCAGATCCGAGCCGCCGCCGCCGAAGCTGATCCGAACCGGCGATCTGGCGCGGGCAAAGACTGCCTCCTCGGCCCGCACCGGCAAGTGATCGCGGCTGACCACCCCCACCAAGCGGCGATCAGCGTCAAGCAGGGGAATGACACGAATGCGGTGGTCAAGCTTTTTGAGCAATGCCTCGCGCGGGGTCGCGGGATCTTCAAAGAAGAACTCGGCATTGATACAGGTGGAGATCCGGTCATCCAGCGTGCGGCCATTCAGCAGTTCGCGCCGGATGTCCCCATCGGTGGCCAGGCCGGTGACGCGCCCGAACATATCCACCGCCATGACAATGCCATGATGGTTGAGCTCGATGTGGGACAGCGCTTCCCGCAGCGTCGCGTTCTCGGCAATCAGGAATTTGTCTATTTGCATAACGTGCCCTTGCGGCCTGCTTCGATCCAGCGACAGAATCGCTGATAGTCTTCGGGGATGCCAATGTCGATGAAATCAGGTTCGATGGCGACGGCCCGCAATTCACCACGCTGGACCAATTCCGGAAATGTCTGTCTCTCCAGGGAAAACTTGGACCCGTCCCAATTATCGAATATGCCGGCGCGCAATCGGCAAAGCCCTGCATTGATCCAGCCTGGCGCGCCCATGGCATTCTTCTCTGTGAACGCTGCGACCCGGTGGCTGTCGTCGAATTGCACCTGTCCATAGCGGCTGGAATCATCCAGCCGGATCACCGCTATCGCAGGCGCACGCGACGCGGTCAGCTCCCGAATGCCCGAGCCGAGCCAAGTATCGGCATTGGTGACGAGAAAGTCGCCATTGAGGCCCAGTTCCCGAACCGCATACGCAACGGCCCCTCCGGTGTCCATCGGCGCGGGTTCGACCAAGCTCATGACCTCACAATCCTTGAGCAGCCCGTTCTTGACCGTGCCCAGAAAGCCCGTGATTTGATCGGCTTGGTGGTGCAGGAGAAATACGAAAGAACGGACTCCTTGGGCAACCCAGTTTTCAAGCTGCAGCTCGAGAAAGGGCACTTCTCCTACCGGAGCCAAGGCCTTGGGTATACCCGGGAGCATGGATTGCAGACGGGTGCCAAAGCCTCCAGCCAGAACAAGTAACTTCAAGTCAGGATCTCCATAATCCGGGATCAGCGAGGAACGACAGAGCCTCGCACAACATTCTGATCTGCACATATCCGGCAGAGGGAAGGGCATCCCTACCCTCTGCCTGCAACAAGAGATTCCTGCCAACCCCGGCAGCGATACCTGCCTCTATGTCGCTGAGCTTGTCGCCAATCAGAATCGAGGCGGCCAAGTCGATCCCAAGTTCGCGCTGGGCCTGGAAGAGCATGCCTGGCCGCGGCTTACGGGATATATGGTCCTGCTTGTATTCTCCCAGCCCGGCAGTCGGATGGTAGGGGGAAAAATACACTCGGTCGATAGGAGCTCGTTCCTCACTGAAGCGAATGCACATCCAGTCCGTAAGTACACGGAACTGCTTTTCGCTGTAGTAGCCACGACCGATGCCCGCCTGATTGGTGACGACCACGACGCGATAACCGTGCGTACGGGCCGCCCGAACGACATCGAAAATGCCGTCCATGAAATGAAACTCCTCATGGCGGTGCACATAGCCGTGGTCGACATTGATCACGCCATCACGGTCAAGGAACAGGGCCGCTTGCATCGTACCTACCAAGCTACCCATCCAACTGGCCGGGCTTTTCAACAATGTCGGCATAGCTTCCGATCCGTTTCAGCTCACCGTTTTGCAATTCGATGATCTGAGTACAATTCTTCAATGTCGTCAGGCGATGGGCGACTATAAGAATGGTCAGATGGTCCCCAAGGCCGTCAATAGCCTGCATGACGGCCTGCTCCGTCTCGTTGTCGAGCGCACTGGTCGCCTCATCGAAGATGATCACATCCGCCTGTTTGTATAGTGCCCGCGCGATACCAATGCGTTGCCGCTGGCCGCCGGAGAGCTTGATGCCCCTTTCTCCGACTTGGGTATCGTACTGAGCGCTCCAAGACTCGATGACACCCGAAATCTGAGCCTGTCCTGCAGCAATCTTGACACGCTCAAGATCGACTTCATCACGCGGCACCCCGAATGCGATGTTTTCTGCAATCGTTGCATCCGACAGAAAGATCGTTTGTGGCACATGCGCAATATGGGATTGCCATGCTCTGCGGTTGACCCCGCTCAAAACCACCTCATCGATAAGAAGACTGCCCTCGGTCGGCTGTAGCAACCCCATCAAGATATCGAGTAAGGTACTTTTCCCGCTCCCTGTGGCACCAATGAATCCAATCCTCCCCCCCTTCGGGAGCGAGAGGCTCAGATTGCTAAGAACCAGAGGAGCTTGAGGAGCGTACTGAAAGGAGACCCTATCGAGTCGGATCGACTGGTTGAACCGGATGTTGACCGGTGTTGACGACGACCCACCGTCCTCGACAAGCGGCTGCTCTAGGAGATCCAAGGCATCGCGCAGAGAATCTCGGTTTCCCAAGATCAATGCCCAACTGGAGTAGGACTGATGCAACAAGGGCAGCACTCTCTGTGCGCCGATCGCCAAAGCGCCTATTACCGGAATCATCGTCACGAAGCCACCCGGCCGGTTGGTGAGTACGTAGGCAATCACCGCGATAATGACCATCCCAAGCGCTTCTATTGCATACCTAGGACCGATACTAATGATCTGGATATTGGCCTGGGCTTTTCTCAGGTTGGTGTCGGCCCGACGATAGGCCATACTATGAATGGATTGCGTACCGTCCAGCAGCACTTCGCGGATGCCCCCCAGACCCTCCTGCAACACTTTCACGACTTCCGTCGATGCGCGACTGATGTGTTCGCTGTCTTGGGCCAGCTGCTTCTTGGTTAGCTGGGTGATCAGCAGGTAGACGGTGC
Proteins encoded:
- a CDS encoding D-glycero-alpha-D-manno-heptose-1,7-bisphosphate 7-phosphatase, with the translated sequence MPTLLKSPASWMGSLVGTMQAALFLDRDGVINVDHGYVHRHEEFHFMDGIFDVVRAARTHGYRVVVVTNQAGIGRGYYSEKQFRVLTDWMCIRFSEERAPIDRVYFSPYHPTAGLGEYKQDHISRKPRPGMLFQAQRELGIDLAASILIGDKLSDIEAGIAAGVGRNLLLQAEGRDALPSAGYVQIRMLCEALSFLADPGLWRS
- a CDS encoding GHMP family kinase ATP-binding protein → MQIDKFLIAENATLREALSHIELNHHGIVMAVDMFGRVTGLATDGDIRRELLNGRTLDDRISTCINAEFFFEDPATPREALLKKLDHRIRVIPLLDADRRLVGVVSRDHLPVRAEEAVFARARSPVRISFGGGGSDLTHFFSGQDGAVINTTISLYSHATLRIRDDEKITIHSLDLKDTLHADSLKHALEKDDRFGLIKALLWTVQPDFGFDLYLHSDFPMNSGLGGSAVVSAAILGCFNQFRLDQWDLHELAELAFQAERLHLGVAGGWQDQYATVFGGFNFIEFKMEQNIVHPLRIHPDILLELEESLILCDTGTTHDSGGIHEDQRRQMADHSIRRHVNTNVELSYQIRNQLLRGKLLDFGHSLHEAWQFKRQFSSKISTGRLDRIYEEARGHGALGGKLLGAGGGGFFLFYVPPFRKHELIQHLEASKLQVRPFRFEQEGLRAWTVREHRNHMAIESV
- a CDS encoding sugar phosphate nucleotidyltransferase produces the protein MKLLVLAGGFGTRLQSMLPGIPKALAPVGEVPFLELQLENWVAQGVRSFVFLLHHQADQITGFLGTVKNGLLKDCEVMSLVEPAPMDTGGAVAYAVRELGLNGDFLVTNADTWLGSGIRELTASRAPAIAVIRLDDSSRYGQVQFDDSHRVAAFTEKNAMGAPGWINAGLCRLRAGIFDNWDGSKFSLERQTFPELVQRGELRAVAIEPDFIDIGIPEDYQRFCRWIEAGRKGTLCK
- a CDS encoding ABC transporter ATP-binding protein — translated: MLIASFAELFSIGMVIPFLGALTTPEIIYEHRFAKPLIAIFGLVHPKDLLLPTTLVFVTAVVLAGSVRFILVWMQARISLSIVNELATGIYHRTLSQPYAVHISRNSSEIISGILSKVSGAIGGTLGASLVIISSQLILAAILLTLLMVDPVVAFSSLLSFGTVYLLITQLTKKQLAQDSEHISRASTEVVKVLQEGLGGIREVLLDGTQSIHSMAYRRADTNLRKAQANIQIISIGPRYAIEALGMVIIAVIAYVLTNRPGGFVTMIPVIGALAIGAQRVLPLLHQSYSSWALILGNRDSLRDALDLLEQPLVEDGGSSSTPVNIRFNQSIRLDRVSFQYAPQAPLVLSNLSLSLPKGGRIGFIGATGSGKSTLLDILMGLLQPTEGSLLIDEVVLSGVNRRAWQSHIAHVPQTIFLSDATIAENIAFGVPRDEVDLERVKIAAGQAQISGVIESWSAQYDTQVGERGIKLSGGQRQRIGIARALYKQADVIIFDEATSALDNETEQAVMQAIDGLGDHLTILIVAHRLTTLKNCTQIIELQNGELKRIGSYADIVEKPGQLDG